In Anopheles gambiae chromosome 2, idAnoGambNW_F1_1, whole genome shotgun sequence, a single window of DNA contains:
- the LOC1277177 gene encoding sialin, whose amino-acid sequence METKPDSKVDDGIDAPLWMFWKRRRYIVVFMAFLGFFNVYSLRVNLSVAIVAMTENRTVHYENGTVGYEQYFDWSSSLQGYVLSSFFYGYILTPFLGGFISNRFGGNYVFGVGIGTTAVLTLLTPLAAKAGVAVLLAVRIVEGIFEGVTFPCIHAVWSRWAPPTERSRMASIAFAGNYAGTVVAMPMSGILANAWGWESVFYVFGVIGCIWFVAWMFFVKTSPEVDKWISQREKEFILESLGRTEGEQQKIKHPWKGILTSVAVWALVVSHFSENWGFYTLLTQLPTFLKDAMHFELEKTGFVSAVPYLVMGILLFVSGYLADWCQVKGYLTTTQVRRYFNCGAFLAQTVFMIVGAFILEPGPTITCITIAVGLGAFAWSGFAVNHLDLSPKSAGVLMGISNTFATIPGIVSPIITGYITSNKSDEEWKTVFYIAAGIYLVGCVIYWFGVSGELQPWSIEAQERREQEKQQPKAIESLAYTNKVSMEDEM is encoded by the exons ATGGAGACAAAGCCAGACAGTAAAGTCGA CGATGGCATCGACGCTCCGTTGTGGATGTTTTGGAAGCGACGGCGCTACATTGTGGTGTTTATGGCGTTCCTGGGCTTCTTCAACGTCTACTCGCTGCGGGTCAACCTGAGCGTAGCCATCGTTGCGATGACGGAGAACCGGACCGTACACTACGAAAACGGCACCGTCGGATAC GAGCAATACTTTGATTGGAGCTCGAGTCTGCAAGGTTACGTGTTGAGTTCGTTCTTTTACGGCTACATCCTGACGCCCTTCCTGGGTGGCTTCATCTCGAACCGATTCGGGGGCAATTAT GTGTTTGGAGTTGGCATTGGTACGACTGCCGTCCTGACGCTGTTGACACCGCTGGCCGCCAAGGCGGGAGTGGCCGTCCTGCTGGCGGTGCGCATTGTGGAAGGCATCTTTGAGGGTGTGACCTTCCCGTGCATTCATGCCGTGTGGTCACGGTGGGCTCCACCGACCGAACGGTCCCGTATGGCGTCGATTGCGTTCGCCGGCAACTACGCGGGCACGGTCGTAGCGATGCCGATGAGCGGAATTCTCGCAAACGCCTGGGGCTGGGAGAGTGTGTTCTACGTGTTTGGTGTGATTGGATGCATCTGGTTCGTGGCATGGATGTTCTTCGTCAAGACATCGCCCGAGGTGGACAAGTGGATCAGCCAGCGGGAGAAGGAGTTCATACTGGAGTCGCTGGGACGTACCGAGGGCGAACAACAGAAGATCAAGCATCCGTGGAAGGGCATCCTGACGTCGGTGGCCGTATGGGCATTGGTTGTGTCGCACTTCTCGGAGAACTGGGGCTTTTACACGCTGCTCACCCAGCTGCCAACGTTTTTGAAAG ATGCCATGCACTTTGAGCTGGAGAAGACGGGCTTCGTCTCGGCCGTACCGTATCTGGTGATGGGCATCCTCCTGTTCGTGTCCGGTTACCTTGCCGATTGGTGTCAGGTGAAGGGCTACCTCACCACTACGCAAGTCCGTCGCTACTTCAACTGTGGCGCCTTCCTAGCCCAAACGGTGTTCATGATCGTGGGTGCGTTCATCCTCGAGCCGGGGCCAACGATCACCTGCATTACCATTGCCGTTGGGTTGGGTGCATTTGCGTGGTCCGGATTTGCGGTGAACCATCTCGATCTGTCCCCGAAGAGTGCGGGCGTACTGATGGGCATCTCGAACACGTTTGCAACGATCCCCGGTATCGTGAGTCCCATCATCACCGGCTACATTACGTCGAACAAGAGCGACGAGGAGTGGAAGACGGTATTCTACATCGCTGCCGGCATCTATCTGGTTGGGTGCGTTATCTACTGGTTCGGTGTTTCGGGTGAGCTGCAACCGTGGTCGATTGAGGCGCAGGAACGGCGGGAGCAGGAAAAGCAGCAACCGAAAGCGATTGAAAGCCTGGCGTACACGAACAAAGTGAGCATGGAGGATGAGATGTAG